The DNA region CTTCTCGCATTCGAAGGTGATCGCCTCGCAATGCGCGCGCAGCACCGGCACCCGCACGCAGGTGACGCCGACGGCGATCTTGTCGTCCTCGAAGATCTTGTGGGTCTCCTTGATGACCTTGGTCTCTTCGTCGTTGTAGCCGGTCTCCGGATCGATGGCCGTGTTGTGATTGAACAGGTTGAAGGCGTAGGGGTGCGGCATCACCTTCGGGGTGTAGACCTGTCCGTTGAGATTGGCGCGGGTGGATTCGACGAGCTCCTCCATCGCGGCTGCTCCCGCGCCGCTCGCGGCCTGGTAGGTCGAGATGATCACGCGCTTGATGCGGTTCTTCCGGTGGATCGGCCACAGCGGCACCAGCGCGGTGATGGCGGCGCAGTTCGGGTTCGCGATGATGCCCTTGTGGTCGCGGATGCGGTTGGCGTTGATCTCGGGGATCACCAGCGGCACGTTCGGATCCATCCGGAAGGCCGACGAATTGTCGACCACGACGGCGCCGGACTTCACCGCGACAGGCGCGAACTTCTTGGAGATGCCGCTGCCGGCCGAGAACAGCGCGATGTCGACGCCCTCGAAGGCGCGCTCGGTCAGCTCCTCGATCATGACCGGCTTGCCGCGGAAGCTGACGGTCTTGCCAGCCGAGCGGGCGCTCGCCAGCGCCTTCAGCTTGCCGACGCGGAAGCCGCGCTTGTCCATGGTGGCGATGAATTCGGCGCCGACTGCGCCGGTGACGCCGACAATCGCGACGACGGGATCGTTACTCACTTTGTCCTCCATTCGAATCTGAGCATGACGCGGGCAACAAAAAAGCCCCGGACCTTCATCAGGCGGGGCTTCGGGTAGAGATGATGCTGTACGACCGACTACGCGCGCACGCCTCCCGAGGCCCCAGAGGGCTTGGTGGTTTTGGTGGTGCGTTTGGTCGCGGTGATCATAGCTCGGACTTATGCGGCAGAGATCGGCGTCCGTCAACGGCTTTTGGGCGAAAACCTGGCAAGGGAGAGCCTGGCAGCACCCGCGCCGCTCTCAGCGCCGGCGCGCGCCGGGCGGCTCGAGGATCACCTCTTTCAGATCGCCTCCAGTCAGCACCACGATGACGAAATTGAGCTTGCCGCGCTCGCGCATCAAGCCGCCGCTGATCGCCTTGCCCGAGGTCGTGTGCTCGGCGACGCGCACGGCATCGGCGAGCCGATGCCGGAGCGCCCTGAGCACCACAAGGTTGTCGCGGTCCTCGGCGCCGAGGGAGGCCAGCGGCGAAGGCGGCTCGCCGCCGACCACCTGGCCGGTCGAGGCATCGATC from Bradyrhizobium sp. B124 includes:
- a CDS encoding aspartate-semialdehyde dehydrogenase; protein product: MEDKVSNDPVVAIVGVTGAVGAEFIATMDKRGFRVGKLKALASARSAGKTVSFRGKPVMIEELTERAFEGVDIALFSAGSGISKKFAPVAVKSGAVVVDNSSAFRMDPNVPLVIPEINANRIRDHKGIIANPNCAAITALVPLWPIHRKNRIKRVIISTYQAASGAGAAAMEELVESTRANLNGQVYTPKVMPHPYAFNLFNHNTAIDPETGYNDEETKVIKETHKIFEDDKIAVGVTCVRVPVLRAHCEAITFECEKPITEDQVRAIMAQAPGVKIVDDRAKNYFPMPIDASGQDDVLVGRIRKDLSDPSGHSISMFVAADQLLKGAALNAVQIAELLPERAMA